Proteins from one Chaetodon auriga isolate fChaAug3 chromosome 19, fChaAug3.hap1, whole genome shotgun sequence genomic window:
- the LOC143337773 gene encoding synaptic vesicle glycoprotein 2C-like — protein sequence MDETHNNRTSLVKGAKDIAKEAKRQASKNLSKAVDRASDEYSAHRSYNRFQNEDEEENYNNYAQQGGHYAENAANDEDGASSDATEGHDDEDEIYEGEYQGVPAYNDGKLRDGQVALGQPVSDSVKSRKELENERQADEEELAQQYELIMQECGHGRFQWQLFFVLGLALMSDGVEVFVVGFVLPSAETDMCVPNSGAGWLGSIVYLGMMFGAFFWGGLSDKLGRKQCLLISMSVNGFFAFLSSFVQGYSMFLWCRMVSGFGIGGAVPIVFSYFAEVLAREKRGEHLSWLCMFWMIGGIYASAMAWAIIPHYGWSFSMGSAYQFHSWRVFVVVCALPCVSAVVALTFMPESPRFFLEMGKHDEAWMVLKHIHDTNMRARGEPERVFTVNRIKIPKQLDELVEMQNESANPALKVLFKIKAELRGIWLTFMRCFNYPVRDNTIKLAAVWFTLSFGFYGLSVWFPDVIKHLQADEYASRVKIHNNERTEDFTFNFTLENQIHRNGVFLNDRFISMKFKSVTFIDSSFLNCYFEDVSSVGSFFKNCTFVDSFFYNTDIDDTKLTNSKVINSSFHHNKTGCQMTFDDDYSAYWVYFVNFLGTLAVLPGNIVSALLMDKIGRLSMLGGSMVLSGISCFFLWFGTSESMMIFMLCLYNGLSISAWNSLDVVTTELYPTDRRGTGFGFCNAMCKLAAVLGNLIFGSLVGITKAIPILLASSVLVGGGLVGLRLPDTRANVLM from the exons ATGGATGAAACACATAACAACAGGACTTCCTTGGTTAAAGGTGCCAAGGACATCGCGAAAGAAGCCAAGAGGCAAGCCTCCAAAAATCTGAGCAAAGCTGTGGATCGCGCCTCGGATGAGTACTCAGCACATCGCAGCTACAACCGTTTCCAGAacgaggatgaagaggagaactACAACAACTACGCCCAGCAAGGCGGCCACTACGCTGAGAACGCAGCCAATGACGAGGACGGGGCCTCCAGTGATGCCACGGAGGGCCACGACGATGAAGATGAGATCTATGAGGGGGAGTACCAAGGCGTGCCTGCCTACAATGACGGGAAGCTGCGGGACGGGCAGGTGGCTCTGGGCCAGCCGGTTTCTGACAGCGTGAAGAGCCGCAAGGAGCTGGAAAATGAGAGGCAGGCGGACGAGGAGGAGCTTGCCCAGCAGTACGAGCTGATCATGCAGGAGTGCGGCCACGGGAGATTCCAGTGGCAGCTGTTCTTCGTGCTCGGGCTGGCGCTCATGTCAGACGGCGTGGAGGTGTTCGTGGTGGGCTTTGTCCTACCCAGTGCTGAGACGGACATGTGTGTCCCCAACTCTGGCGCCGGATGGCTTG GTAGCATCGTGTACCTTGGGATGATGTTCGGAGCCTTCTTCTGGGGCGGCCTGTCAGATAAGTTGGGCCGTAAACAGTGCCTGCTGATATCCATGTCTGTCAACGGCTTCTTcgccttcctctcctccttcgtCCAAGGCTACAGCATGTTCCTGTGGTGCCGCATGGTGTCTGGCTTCGG GATTGGTGGAGCCGTACCAATAGTGTTCTCGTACTTTGCGGAGGTGTTGGCTCgggagaagagaggggagcATCTGAGCTGGCTCTGCATGTTCTGGATGATCGGGGGAATTTACGCCTCAGCCATGGCCTGGGCCATCATCCCACACTACG GCTGGAGTTTCAGCATGGGCTCAGCCTACCAGTTCCACAGCTGGagagtgtttgtggtggtgtGTGCGCTGCCGTGCGTCTCTGCAGTGGTGGCGCTCACTTTCATGCCTGAGAGCCCCCGCTTCTTCCTGGAG ATGGGAAAACATGACGAGGCCTGGATGGTGCTCAAACACATCCATGACACCAACATGCGCGCCCGCGGAGAGCCCGAGAGAGTCTTCACC GTGAACAGGATCAAAATCCCCAAACAGCTGGACGAGCTGGTGGAGATGCAGAATGAGTCAGCCAACCCCGCGCTCAAGGTCCTCTTCAAGATCAAGGCTGAGCTCAGAGGA ATCTGGCTGACTTTCATGAGATGCTTCAACTACCCAGTGAGAGACAACACCATCAAACTGGCTGCGGTCTGGTTCACTCTGTCTTTTGG GTTCTACGGGCTCTCTGTGTGGTTCCCGGACGTCATCAAGCACCTCCAGGCCGACGAGTACGCCTCCAGAGTGAAGATCCACAACAACGAACGTACTGAAGACTTCACCTTCAACTTCACCCTGGAGAACCAGATCCACAGAAACGGAGTGTTTCTCAATGACCG GTTCATCAGCATGAAGTTCAAGTCGGTCACATTCATCGACTCGTCCTTCCTCAACTGCTACTTCGAAGACGTCTCCTCCGTCGGCTCCTTCTTCAAGAACTGCACCTTTGTGGACTCCTTCTTTTACAACACAG ATATTGACGACACCAAACTAACAAATTCAAAGGTGATCAACAGCTCCTTCCACCACAATAAGACGGGCTGTCAGATGACATTCGACGACGACTACAGCGCCTACTGGGTCTACTTCGTCAACTTCCTGGGAACGCTGGCTGTGCTGCCCGGAAACATCGTCTCTGCCCTCCTCATGGACAAAATAGGACGCCTTAGCATGTTAG GAGGCTCCATGGTGCTGTCGGGCATCAGCTGCTTCTTCCTCTGGTTCGGCACCAGTGAGTCGATGATGATCTTCATGCTCTGCCTCTACAACGGCCTCAGTATCTCCGCCTGGAACTCCCTGGATGTGGTCACCACGGAGCTGTACCCgacagacaggag GGGCACCGGCTTTGGCTTCTGTAACGCCATGTGTAAGCTGGCAGCGGTGCTCGGAAACCTGATCTTTGGCTCCCTGGTTGGCATCACCAAGGCTATCCCCATCCTGCTGGCATCGTCCGTGCTGGTTGGCGGCGGGCTGGTGGGGCTCCGACTGCCAGACACACGCGCCAACGTCCTCATGTAG